The following proteins are co-located in the Bos indicus isolate NIAB-ARS_2022 breed Sahiwal x Tharparkar chromosome 8, NIAB-ARS_B.indTharparkar_mat_pri_1.0, whole genome shotgun sequence genome:
- the OR13D1 gene encoding LOW QUALITY PROTEIN: olfactory receptor 13D1 (The sequence of the model RefSeq protein was modified relative to this genomic sequence to represent the inferred CDS: inserted 1 base in 1 codon; deleted 1 base in 1 codon; substituted 1 base at 1 genomic stop codon), which produces MGNYSAVTEFFLVGPSQYPALQFCLFMLCLIMYMIXLPGNSLLFIISILDSCLHTPMYFFLGNLSFLDICYTSSSIPPMLIKSIRSERKSIYFIGCALXMVVSLGLGSTECVLLAVMAYDRYVAICNPQRYPIIMNRVLYVHMATWSWIIGCLTCLLQTIITMILPFCGNNIIDHMTCEILALLKLICLDITINVIIMTVTNIVILVIPVPLILISYVFILSSILRINSAEGRKKKPFLYCSAHLTVVILFYGSALFMYMKPKSKDTNTSDEIIGLSHGVVTPMLNPIIYILRNKEVKEAVKKVPSQHLHLWKM; this is translated from the exons ATGGGAAATTACTCAGCTGTGACTGAATTCTTCCTGGTGGGGCCTTCCCAATACCCAGCACTCCAGTTTTGTCTGTTCATGCTCTGCCTCATCATGTACATGA ACCTTCCTGGAAATAGCCTCCTCTTTATCATCAGCATACTGGATTCTTGCCTCCACactcccatgtacttcttccttggGAACCTCTCATTCTTAGACATCTGTTATACGTCATCATCCATCCCCCCGATGCTCATTAAAAGCATTAGGTCTGAGAGAAAATCCATCTATTTCATTGGCTGTGCTCTGTAGATGGTTGTCTCTCTTGGGTTAGGCTCCACTGAGTGTGTC CTCCTGGCTGTGATGGCATATGATCgatatgtggccatctgcaaccCCCAAAGGTACCCCATCATCATGAACAGGGTGCTGTATGTGCACATGGCCACATGGTCTTGGATCATAGGTTGTCTGACTTGTCTATTACAAACAATTATAACAATGATATTGCCTTTCTGTGGTAATAATATCATTGATCATATGACCTGTGAGATCTTGGCCCTTCTTAAACTCATCTGTTTGGATATTACCATCAATGTGATTATCATGACAGTGACAAATATTGTTATACTGGTGATTCCTGTACCATTAATTCTCATCTCCTATGTTTTCATCCTCTCTTCCATCCTGAGAATTAATTCTgctgaagggagaaaaaaaaagccttttctgTACTGTTCAGCCCACCTGACTGTGGTCATCTTATTCTATGGTTCAGCCCTTTTTATGTACATGAAGCCCAAGTCAAAGGACACAAACACTTCTGATGAGATAATTGGATTGTCTCATGGAGTGGTAACCCCAATGTTGAACCCCATCATCTACATCTTGAGAAATAAGGAGGTGAAAGAAGCTGTGAAGAAAGTCCCGAGTCAACATTTGCATCTATGGAAAATGTGA